The Nicotiana tabacum cultivar K326 chromosome 14, ASM71507v2, whole genome shotgun sequence genome contains a region encoding:
- the LOC107768867 gene encoding CMP-sialic acid transporter 3, whose amino-acid sequence MKNGMAECAVCHSKLVSPTVKTISRAYDRHRSKISSKQRALNVLLVVGDCMLVGLQPVLVFMSKVDGKFKFSPVSVNFLTEATKVVFAILMLLIQARHQKVGEKPLLSISTFVQAARNNVLLAVPALLYAINNYLKFIMQLYFNPATVKMLSNLKVLVIAVLLKFIMKRRFSIIQWEALALLLIGISINQLRSIPEGTTSLALPVTTIAYIYTLIFVTVPSMASVFNEYALKSQYDTSIYLQNLFLYGYGAIFNFLAILGIAIFKGPSSLDILEGHSKATMLLIVNNAAQGILSSFFFKYADTILKKYSSTVATIFTGIASALLFGHTLTVNFLLGISVVFISMHQFFSPLAKVKDDQQNGTLELIDVREKHRSKDSSFVNMAAGANEEASHLVGPDERQPLLPR is encoded by the exons ATGAAGAACGGTATGGCAGAATGTGCTGTCTGTCATTCCAAGCTTGTTTCTCCAACTGTAAAAACTATTTCAAGGGCATATGATCGACACAGAAGCAAGATTTCATCAAAGCAGCGTGCTCTTAATGTCCTTTTGGTTGTAGGAGATTGTATGCTGGTTGGTTTACAG CCTGTTTTAGTATTTATGTCAAAAGTGGACGGAAAATTCAAGTTTAGTCCCGTAAGTGTCAACTTCTTGACAGAGGCGACAAAGGTCGTCTTTGCAATACTAATGCTTTTAATCCAG GCCAGGCATCAAAAAGTTGGAGAAAAGCCACTTCTTTCAATATCCACATTTGTACAG GCTGCACGAAACAATGTGCTTCTTGCTGTACCAGCACTACTCTATGCCATAAATAACTACCTAAAGTTCATCATGCAG ttatatttcaACCCAGCAACTGTGAAGATGCTAAGCAATCTGAAG GTTCTGGTTATTGCCGTGCTTTTGAAATTTATCATGAAACGACGATTTTCCATAATTCAG TGGGAGGCTCTTGCTTTGTTGCTAATTGGGATTAGCATTAATCAACTTCGATCCATTCCTGAAGGCACCACTTCTTTGGCTCTTCCAGTTACCACAATTGCATACATCTATACACTGATTTTT GTGACTGTTCCTTCTATGGCCTCAGTATTCAATGAGTATGCTTTGAAGAGTCAATATGACACTAGCATTTATCTCCAG AACTTATTTCTGTATGGGTATGGTGCTATATTCAACTTTCTCGCCATTCTTGGGATTGCTATATTTAAAG GTCCTAGTAGCTTGGATATATTGGAGGGGCATTCAAAGGCAACCATGCTTCTAATTGTTAACAACGCGGCACAAGGAATTCtgtcttccttttttttcaaatatgCTG ATACGATTCTGAAGAAGTATTCGTCGACCGTTGCAACGATATTTACAGGCATAGCATCTGCTTTGTTGTTTGGTCATACACTGACCGTAAACTTTCTTCTTGGGATTTCTGTTGTTTTCATCTCAATGCACCAG TTCTTTTCACCTCTTGCAAAAGTTAAAGATGACCAACAAAATGGGACATTGGAGTTGATTGATGTCCGGGAGAAGCATAG ATCTAAAGATTCATCCTTCGTTAATATGGCAGCAGGAGCAAATGAGGAG GCTAGTCATCTAGTAGGACCTGATGAAAGACAGCCACTTCTTCCAAGATGA